The sequence below is a genomic window from Humulus lupulus chromosome 3, drHumLupu1.1, whole genome shotgun sequence.
tgatcacacaaatgggattttttacgtggttcagcagttaactctgcctagtccacgagtctttgttattaaaacttaaggtgatctctgaaaattctttaagaatgaattctccagagttttctctcaagatcacaaaaattcggtcctttacaatggtgcatgacttctctatttatagagaagatttctgaatactatcccacatatttcgggaagttattctgtatatgtaaataaatttaatggcattaaaaacctgtaatcctatatacaaggaaacgtctcctgaagaTCAGGGAACGTATAActcaataataaatatccctttattataggggatttacaacaatgaaTGCAGATTGCGTCTTTCTTAGATGATTCACTatgatattcaaagttatcagctTATATTGTCAATGCCAtgttcacccaggtctcttaatgactttcgagctatagcattttcctgagatcatgtggcttcgagctcatatttatgtcaggctcggaacccatgATCCAAGGTCATCCGAGAACAGACGCACTTCGATATCTGCCTTTCGAGCTCGTGagggtttcgaggctaccatcttcgaagttgcCCTTGCTTCCTAGGCTCGGTGCCTAGGTTGTGGACatgtgttccagacattacgagcccatCCCTAACGAacccagctttcgagatcacaattcttaaggctcaaaatctgggtgtagcaaaatttattcttttacttcttttattaattatttattttgtcatttaatgtattttatttatCCAAACAAATATGTAATAGAtacataagacataaatatacatatttcttatttttgtcatttagtttttttaataagaaattacttattttaattgctctaaccatttattaaataatatatatttatacataattttttgttggcttgaattttttttaaattaaataatcaaaatttgatcaaataaactttttaaattcataatgttaatttagaatttttaaatattttattatattgtatatatattctaaaaaaatagaaaaaaaagatttaattttaaaattaaaatcactatttataatatatatatatatatatgaaaacatAAAAAGTactcaaatttaaattattattatatttacaaaattttcaaacaAATAAACAACATTAAATAATTTACTGTAAAACTAGAGTGAACTATATCCTTATATGTAAAAAGTGTGTATATAATAGATTATTGatttaaagttatttttttaagtaaaaaataaaattatcattttttaaaattctaGGCAATATTTTGGATTAAtttttttgatatgtttatgcaattattttataatatatatgatattgtttatttatttaaattttaaatgataattaaaaaatataataaaaataaattaatataatttctaaataaaactaataaacaaAATGTATTCCACATTATTTTTACCAATTAGATATTAATGGGTGAATATTGGATAATagaatgtattattttttaaaataatgtttgattgattaaataagtgttacaaaaagtgattatttaatctaagtgagGGAATGTTGtactattttaaataatataatgttagactaaataatgtgacaaaatataatttgtcacacaaatgtgatttgtcacaccttgtaagatattattgagagtcacaaaattggacacatgtgtatGCCCAAATGttacatattttggagttacaaaatcaattacaaatttgtaacttccaaatattattcaataatgtgtagattgtatgctatacatttgagtttggatttcacaaagccattatgaaatatggttgttggagacatgtttttaactcccaataggtgtatggaggttacaaaatcatgtggaaaGAGATTGTGACATTTTTTGGAAAACTGAAATTTGAAGGCTAAAGTTTGCATTGTGGCCGCGgtctgggggacagaagccagtggcagcggccactgatactcctggcCACAATGGTCGCGGCCAGGGGTGCTGAcaaccaattttttttctttagttttttccaatttgaatgggtctaacatcccaagtaactcccaaatctcaattttaattccataaacattcaattaaacattggtaacaaccatggggttggtggaatttgaaattcaaagggtatcgcaaactctataaatatgagtctAATGCTTATTTGTAAGACACATCATTTCTATCTACAAGCACTTGACTAGAAATTTCACCTAGAGGCTTGTTTATTCTAGAAAGTTATTTTCATTTGTGAGAGTTCACTTAGTACTTGAGATAAggagaaataagtttttggacaaaagttgtaaaccttgttcaagttagtggtccttaatgctcttcactttggtggtGTGAGTGACAGTTTGATTTCTtttcttattcttatttttatcttatttcttttatttttttgtttcatCTTCTTGTTtcctttttatatatttatttgtatattttggcaTAGAGTTGTAGTTTTTCATCATTCTCTTCATTTACAtttttctatatttacttgtatttttccaaTAAAGTTATAAACTTATTTAATTATCATATTgtcatttgtatttcttgtttagagtaTTAATTGTCTTCCTTACTTCCATTGATAaatatatttatctctaacataatgtttataaatattttatatgttttttttttgtgacaaTTAAATATGTTTCTTTGATTTGACTAGACCTTTGAGGAGAAGAGATGAGAATCCATTTTCTCAAATGAGAAAAAAGGTCATGCACAATAAAATCTCCAAGAGAGAACTCTCTCATAACAATTTAAATTTGGACATGATTTTCTCGTGTTATAACTCAACTTCATAGTCCAACGTGCCCAAACGAAACGGCTGGGTCGAATCATATGAATCTCTTGACTCTGACCACTGTTCCATGTTCAAAGCAGTCAAAGTTTATCCCAACTATTTAAATGAATACTTCTTATTTTGGGGCCTTCCTAGGCCTCCTTGCCAACCACACAAGAAATCCTCCTCGTGATGCATCTACAAAGAATATTCTCCATACGTGCATAGAATGTTAGAACAATTATATAGTTATAAGTTTAACAGTCaaatgatatgtgatatgatgtTAATCGTGTGTAACAAAGTGTATGCTACTGTGTGCACCCCTGGTAGTAGAAGTCTATTATAAAAGCATCTATGATTAAATACAAACTGTGTCAAAATCAAACATACTTAAAAATGGAAAGTATTCACAGCTAGTACAGCATTTTCCAAACAATGTATTTCAGAATTTTTGAGTCTTACAATACTGAAAATCAGTAAAATTGACTCTTTGGAGAAAGGGAGGGGGGGCAAGAACAATTCACCAACATCATCCAATGAAGAAGGTTCCTTCTTAGTTGTTTACACCATATGTGTAAGTAACTTAAAGTAGATAACAATATATAGAGAAAGGGAGAAGAGCGCAAACAGATGCTGCCAGAAGATGAGAGCCGAAGCCTCCTTAACTGCGTATCCCCTCAGACTGGCAATTGCTCCCAGTAAAATAGCACTTGGTGTTGTATACTGCATCAAGAGGACAAATCTGTACATTCGATCACCGGCGACCAGAAAATTGAGCTTATCAGCTAATGTCACTATTCCGATCCCGAATATAGGGAGCAATAGGAGCCTTGCCACACTTATACCAATAGTCGTACGAAGGCCAAGTGTGGATTCATTTGGACCTTCTGCGAGCATGCCCCCAAGAATCAGCATCACGGAAGGAACCATTGCTGCAGCTAAAATCTCTAAACTATTTGTAACGAAACCTAGTGGAGCATCGTATCCAAAGAAAAAACCTTTCAACAGAGGTATCAATCCAATAATGATAGCCAACAGAGAAGCAATTGTTGGGGGCTGAAGTATGTGCTTTATAGGAGTTTGTTCCACAACAATTCTCATTCTCCTGACAACTCTTGGCTCAGCCAAACACCTAAGAGATCTTGGACTTTTTTCACCACTTTCTCCATCGACTTCAACATCAGGAAGAGTGGACTGTGAAACACTTGAGATGCTTTTGAAAATCCTTGCAATAAAAGGTGTCTTGGAATGCTCGGTTTCCTTATCCTCAATGCCTGGCCATTCGGCTTCAACAAGGAGAGGCCTACTGATATTAGTCACTGGCAACTCTTCCTCAATTTCCCCACCTTCTTCTTCAACTATCTCATAATACTCTAATGGAGGCTCCATCATGTGATAAACAAGGGTGTAAACAAGAATTACACAAACCCACTGGGCAAAGGAAACATAGGCAACCCCTCTTGAGTTACAATGAGGTCCAAAAGGGTTATCTGAAGTATGACATACAGACCCAACAACAGCAAGAGGAAGATTGCCAGTATTCCCAAATGCAGTCATGATAATGGTAAACCTATTCAACT
It includes:
- the LOC133822663 gene encoding protein PIN-LIKES 2, which gives rise to MISRYLTELYQNNVKSSGEDVMSAMLPLIKLLTLTLFGLVIAHPKIQIIPKATFKLLSKLVFALFLPCLIFSELGESMTLDNLVYWWFIPVNVLISTAVGCILGYLVVIICRPPPQLNRFTIIMTAFGNTGNLPLAVVGSVCHTSDNPFGPHCNSRGVAYVSFAQWVCVILVYTLVYHMMEPPLEYYEIVEEEGGEIEEELPVTNISRPLLVEAEWPGIEDKETEHSKTPFIARIFKSISSVSQSTLPDVEVDGESGEKSPRSLRCLAEPRVVRRMRIVVEQTPIKHILQPPTIASLLAIIIGLIPLLKGFFFGYDAPLGFVTNSLEILAAAMVPSVMLILGGMLAEGPNESTLGLRTTIGISVARLLLLPIFGIGIVTLADKLNFLVAGDRMYRFVLLMQYTTPSAILLGAIASLRGYAVKEASALIFWQHLFALFSLSLYIVIYFKLLTHMV